Proteins from a single region of Stigmatella erecta:
- a CDS encoding SLC13 family permease yields MALAIFLFTYVFIAGARLPGLKLDRPGGALLGAVLMVVLGAVTPAEVFNHSDDPSRHAVDFDTLILLLGMMLLAEYLAQAAFFRACGAYTVRLAHTPRLLLVAVTAISAFLSAFLVNDTVCLMLTPLVLAVVDDARLPPVPYLLAVCMGSNSGSVATFTGNPQNMLIQGASGLSYASFAAYMALPALLSTAIVIAALLYLFRKELPSQRFDPQPPPPAVDRPLMGVTLGVLAGVVVAFFAGFPMSWSALAGAVLVMALARREPRAALERVDYVLLVFFASLFVVVYGVNKHGWAGEIRELFAPLMAGPPWRETLGFAALTLVASNLFSNVPFVMLARTWVPTLQNVELGWHVLALGSTLAGNLTLVGSVANLIVFEAARGRVKMSFMGYLRIGVPVTLLSFAVGLAVLLAEHALF; encoded by the coding sequence GTGGCGCTCGCGATCTTCCTTTTCACCTATGTCTTCATCGCCGGGGCACGCCTGCCTGGGCTCAAGCTGGATCGCCCCGGGGGCGCGCTGCTCGGCGCGGTGCTCATGGTGGTGCTGGGCGCCGTCACCCCCGCGGAGGTCTTCAACCACAGTGACGACCCGTCCCGTCACGCGGTGGACTTCGACACCCTCATCCTGCTCCTGGGGATGATGCTGCTGGCGGAGTACCTGGCCCAGGCGGCCTTCTTCCGCGCGTGCGGCGCGTACACGGTGCGGCTGGCGCACACGCCCCGGTTGCTCCTGGTGGCGGTGACGGCCATCAGCGCCTTCCTGTCCGCCTTCCTCGTCAACGACACCGTGTGCTTGATGCTCACGCCCCTGGTGCTGGCGGTGGTGGACGACGCCCGGCTGCCGCCGGTGCCCTACCTGCTGGCGGTGTGCATGGGCTCCAACAGCGGCTCGGTGGCCACCTTCACCGGCAACCCCCAGAACATGCTCATCCAGGGCGCCTCGGGACTCTCCTACGCGAGCTTCGCCGCGTACATGGCCCTGCCGGCGCTGCTCTCCACCGCCATCGTCATCGCGGCGCTGCTGTACCTGTTCCGCAAGGAGCTGCCCTCCCAACGCTTTGACCCTCAACCTCCGCCCCCCGCGGTGGACCGGCCGCTGATGGGGGTGACGCTGGGGGTGCTTGCGGGGGTGGTGGTGGCCTTCTTCGCGGGGTTCCCCATGAGCTGGAGCGCCCTTGCGGGGGCGGTGCTGGTGATGGCGCTGGCGCGCCGCGAGCCGCGCGCGGCGCTGGAGCGGGTGGACTACGTGCTGCTGGTGTTCTTCGCCAGCCTGTTCGTCGTCGTCTACGGGGTGAACAAGCACGGCTGGGCCGGGGAGATCCGCGAGCTGTTCGCCCCGCTGATGGCGGGCCCGCCGTGGCGCGAGACGCTGGGGTTCGCGGCGCTGACGCTGGTGGCCTCGAACCTGTTCAGCAACGTGCCGTTCGTGATGCTGGCGCGCACGTGGGTGCCCACGCTGCAGAACGTGGAGCTGGGCTGGCACGTGCTGGCGCTGGGCTCCACGCTGGCGGGCAACCTCACGCTGGTGGGCAGCGTGGCCAACCTCATCGTCTTCGAGGCCGCGCGCGGCCGGGTGAAGATGTCCTTCATGGGCTACCTGCGCATCGGCGTGCCGGTGACGCTCCTGAGCTTCGCCGTGGGCCTGGCGGTGTTGCTGGCGGAGCACGCGCTGTTCTGA
- the ubiE gene encoding bifunctional demethylmenaquinone methyltransferase/2-methoxy-6-polyprenyl-1,4-benzoquinol methylase UbiE: protein MFDQIAPRYDLLNRMMSLGIDQRWRRKTVQALALKPGYRVLDLATGTGDLALKVLKYHPDGTVVGLDPSEGMMEIGRKKVAEQGLSAQCELKRGDAQALPFEDNSFDGICMAFGIRNVPDRPKALREMARVTRPGGRIAILELSEPQGGLLGPLLRFQIRKVVPWLGAKLSGSGEYRYLQESIAAFPQPEAFADIMREAGLEVLQVHKLTLGVCCLFVAQPRATP from the coding sequence ATGTTCGACCAGATCGCCCCCCGCTACGACTTGCTCAACCGGATGATGTCCCTGGGCATCGACCAGCGCTGGCGCCGCAAGACGGTGCAGGCCCTGGCGCTGAAGCCGGGCTACCGGGTGCTGGACCTGGCCACCGGGACGGGCGACCTGGCGCTGAAGGTGCTGAAGTACCACCCGGACGGGACGGTGGTGGGCCTGGACCCCTCCGAGGGCATGATGGAGATCGGCCGCAAGAAGGTGGCCGAGCAGGGGCTGTCCGCCCAGTGCGAGCTGAAGCGGGGCGATGCCCAGGCGCTGCCCTTCGAGGACAACAGCTTCGACGGCATCTGCATGGCGTTCGGCATCCGCAACGTTCCCGACCGGCCCAAGGCCCTGCGGGAGATGGCGCGCGTGACGCGCCCGGGCGGCCGCATCGCCATCCTGGAGCTGTCCGAGCCCCAGGGCGGGCTGCTGGGCCCCCTGCTGCGCTTCCAGATTCGCAAGGTCGTCCCCTGGCTGGGCGCCAAGCTCTCCGGCTCCGGCGAGTACCGCTACCTCCAGGAGTCCATCGCCGCCTTCCCCCAGCCGGAGGCCTTCGCGGACATCATGCGCGAAGCGGGCCTGGAGGTGCTCCAGGTGCACAAGCTGACCCTGGGCGTGTGCTGCCTGTTCGTGGCCCAGCCGCGCGCGACGCCGTGA
- a CDS encoding cyclic nucleotide-binding domain-containing protein yields the protein MDPGSLQAQAAEAFSQGRFSQAAEFYEKYCQGRPADHFAQARLGESWARTGQRARAASAYRIAAEGFAREGLLPRALAAAKRLLELDPSHRGVPQMLADLYARRSEPQEETTFEVDLGEGKKRLALKAAGELLLPHAAVWSPPEPEAAAPEAPPAPEPESTDTLLQTVEQAARASLRQQGAGGSSSLEEALFSLAEEVSSRTPSLDALPDIPLFSDLPRDAFIEFFEGCPLRHFARGQQVFERGSRGTAFYVICEGAVRVFREADKELAALSSGAFFGEMALLSGSPRMATVESTSDETLLLEVPASVLAHLSRRYPQVARALKKFCRDRLLTNVMSTSALFQPFSRKDRRILVERFRARDVKKNDVVVREGDRVEGLYVVLSGEVEASKGGQVLSRLREGEVFGEISLLLKTPATATVMATRRTSLLRLPREDFDSLILTHPQVLELVSRLSEQRLRRTEALTSEPDTAAPAEHLLV from the coding sequence ATGGATCCCGGCTCGCTCCAGGCACAGGCCGCCGAGGCCTTCTCGCAGGGCCGCTTCTCCCAGGCCGCGGAGTTCTACGAGAAGTATTGCCAGGGGCGGCCCGCGGACCACTTCGCCCAGGCGCGCCTGGGCGAGTCCTGGGCCCGGACCGGCCAGCGGGCCCGCGCGGCTTCCGCCTACCGGATCGCCGCCGAGGGCTTCGCCCGCGAGGGGCTCCTGCCGCGCGCGCTCGCCGCGGCCAAGCGGCTCCTGGAGCTGGATCCCTCGCACCGGGGCGTCCCGCAGATGCTCGCGGACCTGTATGCGCGCCGGAGCGAGCCCCAGGAGGAGACCACCTTCGAGGTCGACCTGGGGGAGGGCAAGAAGCGGCTGGCCCTGAAGGCCGCCGGCGAGCTGCTCCTGCCGCATGCCGCCGTCTGGAGCCCCCCGGAGCCCGAAGCGGCCGCCCCCGAGGCGCCGCCCGCGCCGGAGCCCGAGTCCACGGACACGCTGCTCCAGACGGTGGAGCAGGCCGCGCGGGCGAGCCTGCGGCAGCAGGGCGCCGGGGGCTCTTCCTCCCTGGAGGAGGCCCTCTTCAGCCTCGCGGAGGAAGTGTCCTCGCGGACGCCCTCGCTGGACGCGCTGCCGGACATCCCCCTGTTCTCGGACCTGCCGCGCGATGCCTTCATCGAGTTCTTCGAGGGCTGCCCGCTGCGGCACTTCGCGCGGGGCCAGCAGGTCTTCGAGCGGGGCAGCCGGGGCACGGCCTTCTACGTCATCTGCGAGGGCGCGGTGCGCGTCTTCCGGGAAGCGGACAAGGAGCTCGCGGCCTTGAGCAGCGGCGCCTTCTTCGGGGAGATGGCGCTCCTGTCCGGCTCGCCCCGCATGGCCACGGTGGAGAGCACCTCCGACGAGACGCTCCTCCTGGAGGTGCCCGCCTCGGTGCTGGCGCACCTGTCGCGCCGCTATCCCCAGGTGGCGCGGGCGCTCAAGAAGTTCTGCCGGGACCGGCTGCTGACGAACGTGATGAGCACCTCGGCGCTGTTCCAGCCCTTCAGCCGCAAGGACCGGCGCATCCTCGTGGAGCGCTTCCGGGCCCGCGACGTGAAGAAGAACGACGTCGTCGTCCGGGAAGGGGACCGCGTCGAAGGGCTCTACGTGGTGCTCTCCGGCGAGGTGGAGGCGAGCAAGGGCGGCCAGGTCCTCTCGCGCCTCCGGGAGGGCGAAGTCTTCGGGGAGATCTCCCTGCTGCTGAAGACGCCCGCCACGGCCACGGTGATGGCCACCCGGCGCACGTCCTTGCTGCGGCTGCCGCGCGAGGACTTCGACTCGCTCATCCTGACGCACCCGCAGGTGCTCGAACTCGTCTCCCGGCTGTCCGAGCAGCGCCTGCGCCGCACCGAGGCGCTCACGAGCGAGCCGGACACGGCCGCCCCGGCGGAGCACCTGCTCGTCTGA
- the rtcA gene encoding RNA 3'-terminal phosphate cyclase: MTGPGRSGEDWVLLDGSGGEAGGQLLRSALSLSLITGRPFHLTGLREQQDPRGLRPHHLACVRGAEAISESTSEGAAVGASELRFTPGPVRPGDYILEVGTAGGTPLVFQCLFFPLALAGGGRLTLRGGTHVAHGPSYPYLSSVWLPAMHAYGLGASLSLTHAGFYPEGGGEFQAEVLSPEPPPVLVELPSRGTLHDIAVSTYVGGQPFALADRQSRAAEAALRERGLYCHTKNRPLPVTRSAGSVTFILAQFENTFAGFEALGERGQSPEEVGREAAGRMTRFMESGGAIDEHLGDQLLLPAALLAAGRLGPVTPGTTRFTTARVTEHLQAQVRAVEHFLPVRVEVEASGEVRIRPA, from the coding sequence ATGACCGGCCCCGGCAGGTCCGGAGAAGACTGGGTGCTGCTGGACGGGAGCGGGGGAGAGGCGGGAGGTCAGCTCCTGCGCTCGGCCCTGTCCTTGTCGCTCATCACCGGCCGTCCGTTCCACCTCACCGGCCTGCGGGAGCAGCAGGACCCCCGGGGCCTGCGCCCCCACCACCTCGCGTGCGTGCGCGGGGCCGAGGCCATCAGCGAGAGCACCAGCGAGGGGGCCGCCGTGGGCGCCTCGGAGCTGCGCTTCACCCCGGGGCCCGTGCGGCCCGGGGACTACATCCTGGAGGTGGGCACCGCCGGGGGCACGCCCCTCGTCTTCCAGTGCCTCTTCTTCCCGCTGGCGCTCGCGGGGGGCGGGCGGCTCACCTTGAGAGGGGGCACGCACGTGGCGCATGGGCCCAGCTACCCCTACCTGAGCAGCGTGTGGCTGCCAGCGATGCACGCCTACGGGCTGGGCGCCTCGCTGAGCCTCACCCATGCTGGCTTCTACCCGGAAGGCGGCGGCGAGTTTCAGGCGGAGGTGCTCTCACCCGAGCCGCCCCCGGTGCTCGTGGAGCTGCCCTCGCGGGGCACGCTGCACGACATCGCCGTGAGCACGTACGTGGGGGGGCAGCCCTTCGCCCTCGCCGACCGGCAGTCCCGCGCCGCCGAGGCCGCCTTGAGGGAGCGGGGGCTCTACTGCCACACGAAGAACCGGCCCTTGCCCGTCACGCGCTCGGCCGGCAGCGTCACCTTCATCCTGGCGCAGTTCGAGAACACCTTCGCTGGCTTCGAGGCCCTGGGCGAGCGGGGCCAGTCCCCGGAAGAGGTGGGGCGCGAGGCCGCCGGGCGGATGACGCGCTTCATGGAGTCCGGCGGCGCCATCGACGAGCACCTGGGCGATCAGCTCCTCCTGCCCGCGGCGCTGCTGGCGGCGGGCCGGCTCGGGCCCGTCACGCCGGGCACCACCCGCTTCACCACCGCGCGCGTCACCGAGCACCTCCAGGCCCAGGTGCGCGCCGTGGAGCACTTCCTGCCCGTGCGCGTGGAGGTGGAGGCGAGCGGCGAGGTGCGCATCCGGCCCGCCTGA
- a CDS encoding 2OG-Fe(II) oxygenase, translated as MSFQPPWGGAFRLQSFVHRTPEALPAPAIDAIRETILGSPLLGETNLSRQFSGTYGFSITFVREALGQVKDRFPAFAPFLDKALLPDCDAFLLNPLLIQNGRGVAAHIDRSLEFYGAGTGCPIAVSVLYVQVPERLAGGELRLYHRGQRVAALTPLPRSLVTFRGDVAHEVVAVEAGAPVLSEARVSLVVEQYRVPASVKARLPTFELRTRSGALA; from the coding sequence ATGTCCTTCCAGCCACCCTGGGGCGGGGCCTTTCGCCTCCAGAGCTTCGTCCACCGCACGCCGGAGGCCCTGCCCGCTCCGGCCATCGACGCCATCCGGGAGACCATCCTGGGCTCGCCCCTGCTCGGGGAGACGAACCTGTCCAGGCAGTTCTCGGGCACCTACGGCTTCTCCATCACCTTCGTGCGCGAGGCCCTGGGCCAGGTGAAGGACCGCTTTCCCGCCTTCGCCCCCTTCCTGGACAAGGCGCTGCTGCCGGACTGTGACGCCTTCCTGCTCAACCCGCTGCTCATCCAGAACGGGCGCGGGGTGGCGGCCCACATCGACCGGAGCCTGGAGTTCTACGGCGCGGGCACCGGCTGCCCCATCGCGGTCAGCGTCCTCTATGTGCAGGTGCCGGAGCGGCTCGCGGGCGGCGAGCTGCGGCTGTACCACCGGGGCCAGCGCGTGGCGGCCCTGACGCCGCTGCCGCGCTCGCTCGTCACCTTCCGGGGGGACGTGGCCCATGAGGTGGTGGCGGTGGAGGCCGGGGCCCCCGTGCTCTCGGAGGCCCGGGTGAGCTTGGTGGTCGAGCAGTACCGCGTGCCCGCCTCGGTGAAGGCGCGGCTGCCCACCTTCGAGCTGCGCACCCGCTCGGGAGCCCTGGCATGA
- a CDS encoding isochorismate synthase, which translates to MRYLAAEDPLAGAELLGEPSVYWDYPPAQEVVAGWGEAGALEAHSPQEAQEILQRLSSASTVRWLGEAPACLPGPWFGGRRFAVEATDAGWGAFGFGRWTLPERLVWREGDRLAAAVFVPAGPGAEDKVRSMLVGLGSKFPAGPLSWRSQPQALRVSAARPAFEQGVERATEAIASGHFQKVVLARAVEIEGERPFDRVDVLARLREQNPRCATFLFRAPDDTAFLGATPETLCRVEGRELRTEALAGTAPAAQAVELVGRDKERREHEAVVRYILEVLRPLAGHLDADAAPLLLTLRNMVHLRTGIRASLREGVGVAELVAALHPTPAVGGTPSAVAMSFLLEHEGLDRGWYAAPVGWVGPGRAHQMVALRSARVKGTHARLYVGAGIVAGSKAEAEWRETELKSLTMVRALGGSEG; encoded by the coding sequence ATGCGCTACCTGGCCGCGGAGGACCCACTGGCCGGGGCGGAGCTGCTGGGCGAGCCGTCGGTCTACTGGGACTACCCCCCCGCGCAAGAGGTGGTGGCGGGCTGGGGCGAGGCCGGGGCCCTGGAGGCCCACAGCCCCCAGGAGGCCCAGGAGATTCTCCAGCGGCTGTCCTCCGCCAGCACGGTGCGCTGGTTGGGCGAGGCGCCCGCTTGCCTGCCCGGTCCCTGGTTCGGGGGCAGACGCTTCGCGGTGGAGGCCACGGATGCGGGCTGGGGGGCGTTTGGCTTCGGGCGCTGGACCTTGCCGGAGCGGCTGGTGTGGCGCGAGGGGGACCGGCTGGCCGCGGCCGTCTTCGTCCCCGCGGGGCCCGGCGCGGAGGACAAGGTCCGCTCGATGCTGGTGGGCCTCGGGTCGAAGTTCCCGGCAGGCCCTCTCTCCTGGCGGAGCCAGCCCCAGGCGCTGCGCGTGTCCGCCGCCCGCCCCGCCTTCGAGCAGGGCGTGGAGCGGGCCACGGAGGCCATCGCCAGCGGGCATTTCCAGAAGGTGGTGCTGGCGCGGGCGGTGGAAATCGAGGGCGAACGCCCCTTCGACCGGGTGGACGTGCTGGCCCGGCTGCGCGAGCAGAACCCCCGGTGCGCCACCTTCCTGTTCCGCGCCCCGGATGACACCGCCTTCCTGGGCGCCACGCCGGAGACGCTGTGCCGGGTGGAGGGCCGGGAGCTGCGCACGGAGGCGCTCGCGGGAACGGCGCCGGCGGCGCAGGCCGTGGAGCTGGTGGGGCGGGACAAGGAGCGGCGCGAGCACGAGGCGGTGGTGCGCTACATCCTGGAGGTGCTCAGGCCCCTGGCCGGGCACCTCGACGCGGATGCGGCGCCCCTGCTGCTGACCCTGCGCAACATGGTGCACCTGCGCACCGGCATCCGGGCCTCGCTGCGCGAGGGCGTGGGGGTGGCCGAGCTGGTGGCCGCGCTGCACCCCACCCCCGCCGTGGGCGGCACCCCCAGCGCCGTGGCGATGTCCTTCCTGCTCGAGCACGAGGGGCTGGACCGGGGCTGGTACGCCGCGCCCGTGGGCTGGGTGGGTCCGGGCCGGGCCCACCAGATGGTGGCGCTGCGCTCGGCGCGCGTGAAGGGCACCCACGCCCGGCTCTATGTCGGCGCGGGCATCGTCGCGGGCTCCAAGGCCGAGGCGGAGTGGCGGGAGACCGAGCTGAAGAGCCTCACGATGGTGCGGGCCCTCGGGGGCTCGGAGGGCTAA
- the sppA gene encoding signal peptide peptidase SppA, which translates to MVRLVFVALANLLLLARTLLGLPFRLLASRHRPAYVRFRLSGDLPYRERRRPRWRWGLRSPPPEPATVSSLEAFREALGLLAKDPRVKGILLELEGLAVPSAKKDALVAQLQAFRAAGKRVVGWAVSVDNLGFQVLCAADEVLLAPAGRVDLVGYAAEATALGEGLARVGIQAHFIRRGAYKTAPELFTHGEISDIQRQTLETFLDERYAELVQAVATGRKRSPEEARALIDGGPYSAQRAVAAGLVDALCTEAELPARLEPKPPGKKGPDEDEEPLESMERWLGAVPFPPVKWRPVRRRPRLGLISLSGMIVPGRGSSNPLGPKTAGSDAVVKAVRAAGRDKRAKAVVLYINSPGGSALASELILEAIQRVARKKPVIAYVDQVAASGGYMAALGAQEIWSSPHAVVGSIGVFAGKFEASGLLEHLGIHRTLLTRGQNAGIFSISRGFTPQERASMEAEVEETYQAFLGHVAKARGRTKEEIHERGEGRVYSGTRGLAAGLVDRLGSFEDACRHALERAGVKTEHFELAFYGGAERRASLLQLLLSGARTQLYAFCPAAWSLTGETERGAP; encoded by the coding sequence ATGGTGCGACTTGTCTTCGTGGCCCTCGCCAACCTGCTCTTGCTCGCACGGACCCTGCTCGGGCTGCCGTTCCGCCTGCTGGCGTCCCGGCACCGCCCCGCCTATGTGCGCTTCCGCCTCTCGGGGGACTTGCCCTACCGCGAGCGGCGCCGCCCCCGGTGGCGCTGGGGCCTGAGGAGCCCGCCGCCCGAGCCCGCCACGGTCTCCTCGCTGGAGGCCTTCCGGGAAGCCCTGGGCTTGCTGGCCAAGGATCCCCGGGTGAAGGGCATCCTGCTGGAGCTGGAGGGGCTCGCCGTGCCGTCCGCCAAGAAGGACGCGCTGGTGGCGCAGCTCCAGGCCTTCCGCGCCGCGGGCAAGCGGGTGGTGGGCTGGGCCGTCAGCGTGGACAACCTGGGCTTCCAGGTGCTGTGCGCGGCGGACGAGGTGCTGCTGGCGCCCGCGGGCCGGGTGGACCTGGTGGGCTACGCGGCGGAGGCCACGGCGCTGGGCGAGGGGCTGGCGCGCGTGGGCATCCAGGCGCACTTCATCCGGCGCGGGGCCTACAAGACGGCGCCGGAGCTCTTCACCCATGGGGAGATCTCCGACATCCAGCGGCAGACGCTGGAGACGTTCCTGGACGAGCGGTACGCGGAGCTGGTGCAGGCGGTGGCCACCGGACGCAAGCGCTCCCCCGAGGAGGCCCGGGCGCTGATCGACGGGGGGCCCTACAGCGCCCAGCGCGCGGTGGCCGCGGGGCTGGTGGACGCGCTGTGCACCGAGGCGGAGCTGCCGGCGCGGCTGGAGCCCAAGCCCCCCGGCAAGAAGGGCCCGGACGAGGACGAGGAGCCCCTGGAGTCGATGGAGCGCTGGCTGGGGGCGGTGCCGTTCCCGCCGGTGAAGTGGCGGCCGGTGCGGCGGCGGCCGCGGCTGGGCCTCATCTCGCTGTCGGGGATGATCGTCCCCGGCCGGGGCTCCAGCAACCCGCTGGGCCCCAAGACGGCGGGCTCGGACGCGGTGGTGAAGGCGGTGCGCGCCGCGGGGCGGGACAAGCGCGCCAAGGCGGTGGTGCTCTACATCAACAGCCCCGGGGGCTCGGCGCTGGCCTCGGAGCTCATCCTGGAGGCCATCCAGCGCGTGGCGCGCAAGAAGCCGGTGATTGCCTACGTGGATCAGGTGGCCGCCAGCGGCGGGTACATGGCGGCGCTGGGGGCCCAGGAGATCTGGTCCTCGCCCCACGCGGTGGTGGGCTCCATCGGCGTCTTCGCGGGCAAGTTCGAGGCCTCCGGGCTGCTGGAGCACCTGGGCATCCACCGCACGCTGCTCACGCGGGGGCAGAACGCGGGCATCTTCTCCATCTCGCGCGGCTTCACCCCCCAAGAGCGGGCCTCGATGGAGGCGGAGGTGGAGGAGACGTACCAGGCGTTCCTGGGCCACGTGGCCAAGGCCCGCGGCCGGACGAAGGAGGAGATCCACGAGCGCGGCGAGGGGCGGGTCTACTCGGGCACGCGCGGGCTGGCCGCGGGACTGGTGGACCGCCTGGGCAGCTTCGAGGACGCCTGCCGGCACGCGCTGGAGCGGGCCGGAGTGAAGACGGAGCACTTCGAGCTGGCCTTCTATGGAGGCGCCGAGCGGCGGGCGTCGCTCCTGCAGCTGCTCCTGAGCGGGGCGCGCACCCAGCTCTATGCCTTCTGCCCGGCGGCCTGGTCGCTCACTGGGGAGACGGAGCGGGGAGCGCCTTAG
- a CDS encoding general secretion pathway protein GspE, with amino-acid sequence MSASNPSPPLRKKRLGEILLDAALLSETQLRTALAEQRKWGGKLGHTLVQMGFVDENAMVHALSRQLQIPSVDLSRVAPPAHLLKLFPVELAERYTVFPVAVDVAQKLITLASEDPTNVEALHELAFHTDHRIQVVVSSVSAIEHAIRQHYHGGTGTPTAAPEAFGLHEPFYEFTPPSAPVPRSPREAELVQRVEVLTQQVADLERMVANQARSLSTLIEVLEARGTVSRQEYFARLRNVSRS; translated from the coding sequence ATGAGCGCCTCGAACCCCTCCCCCCCGCTCCGCAAGAAGCGGCTCGGCGAAATCCTCCTGGATGCGGCCCTGCTGTCCGAGACGCAGCTGCGCACGGCCCTGGCCGAGCAGCGCAAGTGGGGCGGCAAGCTCGGCCACACCCTGGTGCAGATGGGCTTCGTGGACGAGAACGCCATGGTGCACGCCCTGTCGCGCCAGCTCCAGATTCCCTCGGTGGACCTCTCCCGGGTGGCGCCGCCCGCGCACCTGCTCAAGCTCTTCCCGGTGGAGCTGGCCGAGCGTTACACCGTCTTCCCCGTGGCGGTGGACGTGGCCCAGAAGCTCATCACCCTGGCCAGCGAGGATCCCACCAACGTGGAGGCCCTGCACGAGCTGGCCTTCCACACGGATCACCGCATCCAGGTGGTGGTCAGCAGTGTCTCCGCCATCGAGCACGCCATCCGCCAGCACTACCACGGCGGCACCGGCACCCCCACCGCCGCGCCCGAGGCGTTCGGGCTCCACGAGCCCTTCTACGAGTTCACCCCGCCGTCGGCACCCGTCCCGCGCTCGCCCCGGGAGGCCGAGCTGGTGCAGCGCGTGGAGGTGCTCACCCAGCAGGTAGCCGATCTGGAGCGCATGGTGGCCAACCAGGCCCGCTCCCTGAGCACGCTCATCGAGGTGCTGGAGGCCCGGGGCACCGTCTCCCGCCAGGAGTACTTCGCCCGGCTGCGCAACGTCTCGCGCTCCTGA
- a CDS encoding SRPBCC family protein → MSELVMEVRMASSPVQVFAAFETPFLLRRWYGAPPGCFRTGAEGDVGTGEPFQVNLIDAQGVPFVQRGRILDVVPAERLELEMSWEGGPLGGPEVTRAELRFHPDGGGTRFEVIQGPFSRPEAQEAHRAYWKASLERLSRVAAGEALPCFEEFWDESCGYAGRLGVAAYAVLAGMREAGAAPEALAQAEALLYTHLSRLPPETAELLGAVLHSRLTGGG, encoded by the coding sequence ATGAGCGAGCTGGTGATGGAAGTGCGGATGGCCTCCTCCCCGGTCCAGGTCTTCGCGGCCTTCGAGACGCCGTTCCTGCTGCGCCGCTGGTACGGGGCCCCGCCGGGCTGTTTCCGGACCGGGGCGGAGGGCGACGTGGGCACGGGCGAGCCGTTCCAGGTGAACCTGATCGACGCGCAGGGCGTCCCCTTCGTGCAGCGGGGCCGGATTCTCGACGTGGTTCCCGCCGAGCGCCTGGAGCTGGAGATGTCCTGGGAGGGCGGGCCGCTGGGAGGACCGGAGGTGACGCGGGCGGAGCTGCGCTTCCACCCGGACGGGGGCGGCACCCGCTTCGAGGTGATTCAGGGCCCCTTCTCGCGCCCCGAGGCCCAGGAGGCCCACCGGGCCTACTGGAAGGCCAGCCTGGAGCGCCTGTCCCGCGTGGCGGCCGGCGAGGCCCTGCCCTGCTTCGAGGAGTTCTGGGATGAGTCGTGCGGCTACGCGGGGCGGCTCGGGGTGGCCGCCTACGCGGTGCTGGCGGGAATGCGGGAGGCCGGGGCGGCGCCCGAAGCGCTCGCCCAGGCCGAGGCACTGCTCTACACCCACCTGTCCCGCCTGCCCCCGGAGACCGCCGAGCTGCTCGGGGCGGTGCTGCACTCCCGGCTGACCGGCGGCGGCTGA
- the apbC gene encoding iron-sulfur cluster carrier protein ApbC, giving the protein MSVSERDVLAAMSKVIDPELHVDLVKAGMVKDIRISGDAVKLKIELTTPACPMKGKIQADTEAALKAVPGLKSFELEWGAQVRATGGAGQGPGQALLPGVKNIILVGAGKGGVGKSTVAVNLAVGLAKHGAKVGLLDADFYGPSVPMMTGITEKPVSPDGKTLTPMSKHGLKVMSIGFLVEPDQALIWRGPMLHGALMQLVRDVNWGELDYLVLDLPPGTGDVALSLSQSVRAAGAVLVTTPQDVALADVVRAKSMFDKVHIPVLGIVENMSQFICPNCSHATNIFHRGGGRKAAEMFQIPFLGEVPLELKVREAGDAGLPVVAGAPDSREAQAFLEIARNVAGRVSTQSVRSIPLPVMQAR; this is encoded by the coding sequence ATGAGCGTTTCCGAGCGCGATGTCCTCGCGGCGATGTCCAAGGTGATCGATCCCGAGCTGCACGTGGATCTGGTGAAGGCGGGGATGGTGAAGGACATCCGCATCAGCGGCGACGCGGTGAAGCTGAAGATCGAGCTGACGACGCCCGCCTGTCCCATGAAGGGGAAGATTCAGGCGGACACGGAGGCGGCGCTCAAGGCGGTGCCGGGGCTGAAGTCCTTCGAGCTGGAGTGGGGCGCCCAGGTGCGCGCCACGGGCGGCGCGGGGCAGGGCCCAGGCCAGGCGCTGCTGCCGGGCGTGAAGAACATCATCCTGGTGGGCGCCGGCAAGGGCGGGGTGGGCAAGAGCACCGTGGCGGTGAACCTGGCGGTGGGCCTGGCCAAGCACGGCGCCAAGGTGGGCCTGCTGGACGCGGACTTCTACGGCCCGTCCGTGCCGATGATGACGGGCATCACCGAGAAGCCGGTGAGCCCGGATGGCAAGACGCTCACCCCCATGAGCAAGCATGGGCTGAAGGTCATGTCCATTGGCTTCCTGGTGGAGCCGGACCAGGCGCTCATCTGGCGCGGCCCCATGCTGCACGGGGCGCTGATGCAGCTCGTGCGGGACGTGAACTGGGGCGAGCTGGACTACCTGGTGCTGGACTTGCCGCCGGGCACGGGCGACGTGGCGCTGTCGCTCTCCCAGTCGGTGCGGGCCGCCGGGGCGGTGCTGGTGACGACGCCGCAGGACGTGGCGCTGGCCGACGTGGTGCGCGCCAAGAGCATGTTCGACAAGGTGCACATCCCGGTGCTCGGCATTGTCGAGAACATGAGCCAGTTCATCTGCCCGAACTGCTCCCACGCGACGAACATCTTCCACCGGGGCGGGGGCCGCAAGGCGGCGGAGATGTTCCAGATCCCCTTCCTGGGCGAGGTGCCGCTGGAGCTGAAGGTGCGCGAGGCCGGGGACGCGGGGCTGCCCGTGGTGGCCGGGGCCCCGGACAGCCGCGAGGCCCAGGCCTTCCTGGAGATTGCCCGCAACGTGGCCGGCCGCGTCTCCACGCAGAGCGTGCGTTCGATTCCACTGCCGGTGATGCAGGCGCGCTAA